In the Nerophis ophidion isolate RoL-2023_Sa linkage group LG19, RoL_Noph_v1.0, whole genome shotgun sequence genome, tacttcaacaaaatatgaatgtaagttcataaactgtgaaaagaaatgcaataatgcaatattcactgttgacagttagattttttgtggacatgttccataaatattgatgttaaatatttctctttttttgtgaagaaatgttcagaaataagttcatgaatccagatggatctctattacaatccccaaagagggcactttaaaggcctactgaaacccactactaccgaccacgcagtctgatagtttatatatcaatgatgaaatattaacattgcaacacatggcaatacggcctttttagtttactaaattgcaattttaaatttcccgggagtttctttttgaaaacgtcacgtaatgatgaactgtacgcgtgacgtcacgggctgttaggaaatatgagcgctgcgcacacacacagctaaaagtcgtctgctttaaccgcataattacacagtattttggacatctgtgtcgctgaatgttttgcaatttgttcaattaataattggagaagtcaaagtagaaagatggagttgggaagctttaacctttagccacacaaacacacggtgattccttgtttaaaattcccagaggtgaaactttactatggtttagagcacggtcaagcgaacatgggtcccgaccacttgtcaaccagcagttttcactGAAAAAATTtaggtaaaaagtcgccacttaccggagatcagctgagcttgtgtcgtccgtacagctgctgtcaacttccatcagacactggcgtcaacacacccgtggatacagccttccgactatcaggtaatattaaactcacagaaacactagcaacacaatagaaagataagggatttcccagaattatcctagtaaatatgtctaaaaacatctgaatccgtcccaatgcaatcacgttttttttttaactttatttatttttctagtctgtcgctatcaatatcctcaaacactaatctttcatgtaaattgtcattttctcggtccgaatagctctttttgttggaggctcccattaaaaacaatgtgaggatgtgaggagccatcagcgggtgacgtcatcgtctgcgacttccagtaaaggcaaggcttttctgtcaGCGACCAAAAataactttattgtcgatgttctctactaaatcctttcagcaaaaatatggcaatatcgcgaaatgatcaagtatgacacatagaatggaccagctatccccgtttaaataataaaatctcatttcagtaggcctttaagttgatgatttcttctatgtgtagaaatcttgatttataattgaatcacttgtttatttttcaacaagtttttagttatttttatatatattttttttcccaaatagtttaagaaagaccactacaaatgagcgatattttgcactgctttacagtttaataagtcagaaactgatgacatagtgctgtattttacttctttatctctttttttcaaccaaaaatgctttgctctgattagggggtacttgaattaaaaaaatgttcacagggggtacatcactgaaaaaaggttgagaaccactgagtcaCAACTCTGACAATCTAGTTTAGTTGAGgttaaaaaatacagaaaaaaagctaaaatgaaaTTGAATAGAGTATgaacaatataaaatatttttttaaaatcaatgtttaatgcaaaatatccatccatccatccattttctaccccttattccctttggggccgcggggggggggcgctggtgcctatctcagctacaatcgggcggaaagcaatgtacaccctggacaatacgccagctcatcgcagtaaTGCAAAATATGTATTATccacaacaggggtgtcaaacgtacggtacGCAGgacgagtttgctaagtataaaaatgagccgaaatttttgaatgaaagaaactgctgctctcctctctgagctgccaccttatcgtggtagaggagtttgcgtgtcccaatgatcttaggagctatgttgtccgggggctttatgccccctggtagggtctcccaaggcaaacaggttctaggtgagggatcagactaAGAGCaactcgaagacctctatgaagaagacaaaacatggacccagatttccctcgcccggacgcgggtcaccggggcccccttctggagccaggctcggaggtggggcacgatggcgagcgcctggtggccgggcctgttcccatggggtccggccgggcacagcccgaagaggcaacgtgggtcacccctccaatgggctcaccacccatagcaggggccatagaggttgggtgcaatatgagctgggcggaagccgaaggcagggcacttggcggtccgatcctcggctacagaagctagctcttgggacgtggaacgtcacctcactgggggcgAAAAGagtctgagctagtgcgcgaagtggagaagttccggctggatatagtcggactcacttcgacgcacacaagggctctggaaccacttctctcgagagggactggaccctcttccactctggcgttgccgacagtgagaggcgacgggctggggtggcaattctgttttccccccggcttaaagcctgcacgttggagttcaacccagtggacgaaagggcagcctccctccgccttcgggtggggggacgggtcctgactgttgtttgtgcttacgcaccaaacagcagttcagagtacccaccctttttgggtacactcgagggagtactggaaagtgctcccccgggtgattcccttgtcctactgggggacttcaacgctcacgttggcaacgacagtgaaacctggagaggcgtgattgggaagaatggccgcccggatctgaacccgagtggtgttttgttattggaggtgcatgttccgcacctctattgtcgaggcggctgatcggagctgtggccgcaaggtagttggtgcctgtcggggcggcaatcctgaaaccccttggtggacaccagcggtgagggatgccgtcaagctgaagaagtcctatcgggtccttttggctcataggactccggaggcagtggacaggtaccgacaggtcaagcggtgtgcggcttcagcggtcgcggacatgggaggagttcggggaagccatggaaaacgacttccggacggcttcgaagcgattctggaccaccgtccgccgcctcaggaaggggaagcagtgcactatcaacaccgtgtatggtgcggatggtgttctgctgacctcaactgcggatgttgtggataggtggaaggaatactttgaagacctcctcaatcccaccaacacgtcttcctatgaggaagcagtgcctggggaatctgtggtggactctcctatttctggggttgaggtcgctgaggtagttaaaaagctcctcggtggcaaggccccgggggtggacgagacccgcccggagttccttaaggctctggatgctgtggggttgccttggttgacaagactctgcagcattgcgtggacatcgggggcggtacctctggattggcaaaccggggtggtggttcctctctttaagaagggggaccggagggtgtgttccaactatcgtgggatcacactcctcagccttcccggtaaggtttattcaggtgtactggagaggaggctacgccggatagtcgaacctcggattcaggaggaacagtgtggttttcgtcctggtcgtggaactgtggaccagctctatactctccgcagggttcttgagggtgaatgggagtttgcccaaccagtctacatgtgctttgtggacttggagaaggcattcgaccgtgtccctcgggaagtcctgtggggagtgctcagagagtatggggtatcggactgtcttattgtggcggtccgccccctgtacgatcagtgccagagcttggtccgccttgccggcagtaagtcgaacccatttccagtgagagttggactccgccaaggctgtcctttgtcaccgattctgttcataacttttatggacagaatttctaggcgcagtcaaggcgttgaagggttccggtttggtgaccgcaggattaggtctctgctttttgcagatgatgtggtcctgatggcttcatctgaccgggatcttcagctcttactggatcggtttgcagccgagtgtgaagcaaccggaatgagaatcagcacctccaagtccgagtccatggttctcgcccggaaaagggtggaatgccatctccgggttggggaggagaccatgccccaagtggaggagttcaagtacctaggtgtcttgttcacgagtgagggaagagtggatcgtgagatcgacaggcggatcggtgcggcgtcttcagtaatgcggacgttgtaccgatccgttgtggtgaaggagctgagccggaaggcaaagctctcaatttaccggtcgatctacgttcccatcctcacctatggtcatgagctttgggtcatgaccgaaaggataagatcacaggtacaagcggccgaaatgagtttcctccgccgtgtggcggggctctcccttagagatagggtgagaagctctgccatccgggaagaactcaaagtaaagccgctgctccttcacatcgagaggagccagatgaggtggttcgggcatctggtcaggatgccacccgaacgcctccctagggaggtgtttagggcacgtccaacggggaagacccaggacaccttgggaagactatgtctcccggctggcctgggaacgcctcgggatcccccgggaagagctagacgaaggggctggggaaagggaagtctgggtttccctgcttaggttgttgcccccgcgaccctacctcagataagcagaaaaagatggatggatggatggaagaaactgCTGCTCTAAATGTTTCCAGTAgaggtcgcaatagcaattctttgtatctttgtagattatgctacatatgtaaaacaaaaacaaaaaacaagtacaccagtcgaggaaaatgagcaaacttgataaataacatactgtaatttgattttgatattttttttttaccttaattgATTGAAAATTAAGAGCAactagttgactgatgaacattatcacattatttattcagaaagtataaataacgacaaataaagtgtcaaatgtaagtgtaaaaaacccaACAAGATtaagatttgtacattttcagaatgggcttgttctatttttaaacaaagaaaacaatctgaagtagtctttatttttaagttatcgtgccgatattttaccagtccggcccacttgggagtagatttttctccatgtgccccccgatctaaaatgagtttgacacccctggtctaaaacaaCAGATTACTTAAttttacttttagatatttaacaTGTATGCAGTACTAAAAACACATGATGTGACTTTTTTTGTATTATAAGTAgatgtaaaatatgtatttttaaaaatggtatatgaaataaagtacacaatagtaaaacatatgtactccatgtactgtatatattttttccttgttttttgttATGTCTAAAATGACTGTAtttggtacaaatatatattattactgcatttatatattttttttcatgatcTTTATTAAAGTTTCAAAAATGTACCATATACTATTTTATATTTCAGACCTCAAAATGTAAATATGAAACATTTGGCACTGTCTGAAGTGTACAAACATGTACTTGACCTTCAAATTGTtgtcaattttgacagaaaaacaaATTGCTATCTTATTAGTAACACAACTCTGACAATCTAGTCACATGTTGTAAAATGATGGCTTTATTTTAGGTTAAACAAATGctgaaaaaaatgctaaaatgtaCGTTATTAAATAGAGTAGGAAGAGTAtaaaaaatcaatgtttattgCAAAATATGTACCAACAAAATGCATTTTACTTTGTACGACGTATAAAAATGAATGCAGTAAGATGTGACTTTTTTGTATTATAATTagaagtaaaatatatatttttaaaaattgtatataaaatattaaaaatatatatgtatatattttttactttttttagttTTGTCTAAAATGACTGTATTtgatacaaatatataataatactgcatttatatttttatttcatgaCCTTTATTTACTAAAGTTTCAAAAATGTGCCATATATTTTGTATTTCAGACCTCAAAATGTAAATATGAAACATTTGGCACTGTGTACACACATAGTAACAAATTGGACATTTGCATTATAATTCTTTATGGtttatatttaaaacaatatgaaaaaatacatttttgtaaaaagcctTTCTAGATTGTGTAACCAACATATTTGTGATCTTAATAACTATAGATTGTTTGATACTGATAGAAACTGGAGACCTTCTTGGCTTAGTTTTTTATTTAAGGCATACAAAGATATTCAGCCGAACAACATTTACAGTCAGCTTCAGTGTATCCACTTGATAAGAAACacagtatgtacagtagatacaaaaatacaaaatgatcCTGAGTTGCATTGTTTTAATAATAAGACTATCAGTAGGCAGATAAGACACACGAATGTTGGCACTGTGAAAAGTCCTACTGCAAACCTACTGTACAGTATTTGCTTGAAAGTTTGTGGCCTTGTTAAAGGGGCGAAGTCAGTGTGGCGGATGAGGACGGTTGGAAGCGAAACAACCAAATGGTGATGCGGCTCGTCACACTACCAGTGAATCCCTGCTCGGTGCTGTGCTCTGTCGAGGAAATGCATGTTGAGAGCCACATGTTAGACACCTTGCATTCATGCTAACTCGCTGCAGCCGGGAGAGGACGTGGGGTCTCGTTAAAGTCCCATTCAAAAAAGCGGAGGTTGGGTTAGTCGCACAGTAGCTGATGAGATGAAATTTTTTATTAATGAAGGTGAGGGTGGCATGCAAAGGCTGCTTATATTTGAGTGGGGGAGGAATGGGTCATTTGGCGCCACCTGTTGGTTGGCGTGTATAAACCTCTACAGCTCCAAATTAAGACAAGATGTGTTTTCTCCTTTTAATCCTGGCGATTTGCATAAGAGTTTTGAGTATAAGACACACTATTTTCCCTATTTTGTTTCTAGGGAAAACAGGTTATTTTATATTCTGgaagaaaatctcctgatgtGCTTGGGGAGAAATGGGTCATTTGTTGCTACTTGTTGGTTCACATGTTTTACTCACCTGAAACTCAAAAAagaacatacttttttttatcaatctccAGAACCTTAATATCAGACACTTTTTGCTATCTCCAGACCCTGAATATAGGACAACAGTTTTATTTTAATCTATCTTAAGTCCCTGAATATAGGACACGTTTTCTATCTCAAGACCCTGAACATAGGACACATTTTGCTATCTCCAGACCCTGAACAtgggacatgtttttttttttttacctatctcCAGACCCTGAATATAGGACAATTTGTTTCTATCTCCAGATTGTGGAATATAGGACACGTTTGTTTTTAACGTATCTCCAGACCCTGAATATAGGACCATTTTTTCTATTCCCAGACCATGAATATAAGACATTTTTTATCCATTTATCTCCAGACCCTGAATATAGGACAGCACAAATTTTTATCTATTTCCAGACCCGGAATTTCAGACACATTGTTAAAATCTATCTACAGACCCTGACTGAATACAAGACATATTTTTAAATCCATCTCCAGACTCTGActgaatacaagacacattttTAAATCAATCTCCAGACCATGCAGATATGACAAcacatgttttaatatatttcCAGACCCTGAATATCAGACACATTTTTAAATCTATCTCCAGACCCTGACTGaatgaatacaagacacattttaaaatatatctcATATAGGacaacaatttttatttatttatctccaGACCCTAAATATAGGACATGATTTGCTTAAATATAGGACGATATGTTTTTTGTAAATATCTTCAGACCCTGAATATAAGACAACACAATCTTTTTCCAGATTGTGAATataggacacatttttttttatctatctCCGGGCTTTGCATGTAGGACATGTTTTTTAAATCTGTCTGCAGACCCTGAATATAAGACAACACAATTTATTTACAGACCGTGATTATAGCACAACACATTTTTATACTATCTCCAAATTCTGAATATagggtatacatttttttttaaatctatctcCAGACCCTAAATATAAGACAACACGTTCTTTTCGATCCATCTCCAGGCTCTGAATATCGGACCACGCATTGAAAATAATCTATTTCCAGACCCCGAATACAGTACAAAGTTTTTATAATCTATGTAAAAATGCTCTCTTGAAAATACTCGCTTGATTGTTGTTTGGTTTTCAGGTAAAAACTCTAATGCTCGGGTATATTACAACTCAGTGTATTCACCTTTATTCTTTTGGGAAAATATTGTCCTATACTCAGGAAGAAAAGCTTTGCATGTGTATATCTCCGGCAACCCAAGATAAAATGACCCATctttttctaacttttttttgttgaaaaaatgaAGTATTATATTCAGGGGAAAAAGGATGTGGAGAAGTCGTTAAGAACCACCTTTTGGTTTGCATCTTTAGACCCCTAATACAAAACAACCAGTCTATTTCAGACAAGGGAAATAAAAACATCTTACATCCGGGTCAGTACGGTATTCTTTAACTGTCTTTCCAGCTATAAGTAACTCACCAGGTTGTGTCTCCTGTCTGCTTCCTCTCTGCCACTCTGCAGCGGGAGGGTCATCCCCTGCCGAGGTCGCGTATACGAGAAAGGCCTCATGCCAGGCTCTGAGGTATCATACCCGGTGCGGTACCTGTCCGGGTTTTGGGCGGCCCTGCGGTACCGCTCCGCCTCCCTCTCAGAGTAGGGAGGCAAAGGGTCCTCATCTTCTGGACGGTTGCTCGGCGATCGGCTGTAGTAGCTGCTGCCTTTCCCTCTGGAGCTGCCTTTGGAGGGGGTGTCACTGTCCTCATCCGCTCTGCCTCTGTCGCCGCCGGGCCTCCTCGCTTTGTTCTCCAGCACGTGGTTGAGGAAGGCGTCGTCGTAATCTCGGGGACGGGGCGGTCGGGAGGCGAGTTCGCTGTCCCACGTGCCCCTTCTTTTCTGCGGTAAAGGCGAGGGGCTGCGACGAGCCCAGCCGTCATCCACATCTCTGTAGGAGCGCCGCGGAGGGCTGTAATCACGGACCTCTAGCATCTCTGGACGGCGGCTACGGGAACCGTACGAGCGGGCAAATTCTTCCAGCTCGTCCAGCGAACCGGTGTGCCCTCTTCTGCTCAGAGTTTTCCTCTGGAGGTGCTCTGAGTGAGTGTTCCATCTGTGGCAATGAACGGGACAAATAGATAAAGACCAACATGCGGTACAGTTTACTTACTATTTATTCATCATTCCATTGGGGTACGTAAGTTTTATGCTGTTCCGTAATAAAACTCCCTAAAGCCAAAGACGCTCAAATCAATTGGATGTCCCACTCTGATACTACCTTCAAGGCAAATTACGAGGacaaaaggctccaaaaaagagGCTCTTTATTTCGAACATTGAAAGACAATCTAGgaactgatctactaaaggtttgcgtgtattaaaacaaATCCCAACTTGGTAGCAGAAGCAAAGCTGatctaaaatgagcaaaataataaGCGCAATCCATTTTGCGTATCTGTCTTTATgagtatgcagaatatatgctgattatcagaacgtccacaatactgggagaagaAGTTGCaaatataattaatcaaaatagggttttttaaactttttttcatcaagtaccaacttaaaaaaaacttggctctccaagtaccaccataacgaccaacattaatatacagtagtgtagtaggcctaaatatttattaaaaagtttaaagtaaatgtacagtggggcaaaaaagtatttagtcagccaccgattgtgtaagttctcccacttaaaatgatgacagaggtctgtcatttttcatcataggtacacttcaactgtgagagacagaatgtgaaaaaaaatccaggaattcacattgcaggaattttaaagaatttatttctaaattatagtggaaaataagtatttggtcaaccattcaaagctctcactgatggaaggaggttttggctcaaaatctcacgatacatggccccattcattctttccttaacacggatcaatcgtcctgtccacttagcagaaaaacagccccaaagcatgatgtttccacccccatgcttcacagtaggtgtggtgttcttgggatgcaactcagtattcttcttcctccaaacatgagttgagtttatcccaaaaagttatattttggtttcatctgaccacatgacattctcccaatcctctgctgtatcatccatgtatccattttggtatgaactcaactcgtcgtgtttggaggaagaagaatactgagttgcatcccaagaacaccacacctactgtgaagcatgggggtggaaacatcatgctttgggactgtttttctgctaaggggacaggacgattgatccgtgttaaggaaaaaacgaatggggccatgtattgtgagattttgagccaaaacctccttccatcagtgagagctttgaatggttgaccaaatacttatattccaccataatttacaaataaattctttaaaattcctacaatgtgaaatccaggatttttttctcacattctgtctctcacagttgaagtgtacctatgatgaaaattacagacctctgtcatcattttaagtgggagaacttgcacaatcggtggctgactaaatacttttttgccccactgtatgtatgtagcaATCTCCTTTTGccatgtagcttgctacaataCTCTGGGGATAGCTACATTTCATCAAGAGTAACTAATAGtctagcttactacattttccgaGTAGCTTGCCCATGCCAGATGGTAGGTAGTTAGTGGTAAGATTACCataccatatttattattaccAGCGGAGGGGGCACGGGCCACAATTACACTAAACTAAAAGTTAAATAGAGGGCCACAGAATGACTTACAGTATACCATATTCAAGACAACATCACAAAAAATAACCCAAATATTCCATAATCTAACCTTCTGTCCAGCTCATCGTCCGAGTGGTTGTCACGATCCCGGAGCCTGTGTCTGCGACTCTGGGTGGGCGGGGCCCCTCCCAGCATCGACCGGTCATCGGCGTCGGCGATGGGAGGCAGCGCCTTCATCTGGACGGTCTGGTAGGTGTGTCTGAAATCTGTATTTCCTCCCTCGTGGAGAGAGCTGAGCTCTGATAGGCTACTGGCTGTTTGGACACACGCATTAGATGTTGAATTATGACGTGGAAATGTCGCTAataaagtacagtggaacctctagGGTGGAATTTGTCTGGATTGAAAAACAATCGAAGTGGAGAAAAATAAGAGGTCCCCTCTATTAAAACCGCTAAAAGAAACTAACCACAATAAACTGTTCATGTGAGAGTTATAGCACAGCTAATGACTGTCAGTATTTGTGTATACTAACGATTCTAATTTTGTACGACTGCACACAAAAGTGTCAAATCATGCACCCCTACTGTGTTGCCTTTGCTATTGTTTTTCTAACGAATACACCACATTGTATTgttggaaaaaaacataagtcggaTTGACTTgcaatttctcacacagcttgaTGCGCTCTATAAAACACCGGCTGTAACTTTAAGGTGTTAAAATTGAATTATCACAAAATTTGGTGTATCTTCTGGGAACCACACTtcccaaccctcctggattttccgggagactcacgaaattcagcgcctctcccgaaaacctcctgggacgaattttctcccgatttcaggcggagctggaggccacgccccctccagctccatgcagacctgagtgatgtgtataaagagcgtgtctgcccagtgacgttataactgcagaatgatcgagggcgagttcttggtttcttatgtgggtttattgttaggcagtttaattaacgtcctcccagcgcggtaaaacaacacacaacaacagcagtccgaatttgtctaccgtaaagcagttcgtacagcaatgtgttgtgacactcttgaacaggacaatactgccatctagtgtacatgcatatggttagaaaaacaaggatggaatattcaaccctcaactcaacaatgagtagatgagtgttatgtgtgtgtaaatgtgtaaataaatgaacactgaaattaaagtatatatatatatatatatatatatatatgaaatacttgacttggtgaatctatgaatctagcggtaaatatactcctcccctcttaaccatgcccccgaccacgccccccacccccacctctcGAAATTGGAGGTCGCAAGGTTGGCAGGTATGCTGGGAACTGACGAGTACATCTGTATAGAATTTGAGCAAGTTTAGTTGAAAAATGGTGGCCATCAGGCAAAAGGTCATGGCTGGGATTTAGCAAATAAATGTTTGCAAGCCACTGATCACTTGTCTAATGATTAAATCATTTTAAggatatatattttacatgtatGCGAGCATGTTCTCCAAAGCACCACTCACAAATGGGTGGACCAAATGTTTTCATGTATATGTATGCGATCTAGTGTTTCCAACAAGTTCATGCCTGCCACAAATAAATTCAGACCGCCACGAAAAGATTTGGAGTTACACATTCGCTTTCGGTCATAAATATTATAACGCAACTGGTCTTCCAGAGAACAAGAAGACAAAGCATGAGGAATCCTTCGCGTTGCCGACTTAGCTTACTTTGTTGCTATGTTTAATTAGTGATCAGAGTCCACCAGATTTATCAAAAAGACGACTTGCTAAAAATGTAGAAATTTTTTTTGGAGTCTACAGGGACACCCCGGGCTGAATTGGAGCCCTAAGCAGAATTAGATTTTGAGCCCCACCCGTCTCCCCATCACatatttttttcacacttttttatttatgtgaaactattttcatacatttttaatcaaaCTAAAATTA is a window encoding:
- the LOC133538020 gene encoding immunoglobulin-like domain-containing receptor 2 isoform X3, which encodes MNFYSLALLVAAFVCTCDGVHVTVRETQQYAMLFQSVVLPCQYQTASTQTPVVQWWYKSYCRDRTRESFGLPESVHAPQLGASSQLQCPDSARTVRAVASAQGASLTLSEHYKNRDIAIINKADLRIGELQWGDSGVYYCKVVIANDLEGQNEAQLELLVLGRTAQKDDILPEFDVEIMPEWAFVGCVAVGSFLFLLLLGICWCQCCPHSCCCYVRCCCCPETCCCPRHLYEAGKKAKTAPPAPVPVYPYYIPGVPAVMPLAPSSHMEPKVVSVPSMENNLAGASSLSELSSLHEGGNTDFRHTYQTVQMKALPPIADADDRSMLGGAPPTQSRRHRLRDRDNHSDDELDRRWNTHSEHLQRKTLSRRGHTGSLDELEEFARSYGSRSRRPEMLEVRDYSPPRRSYRDVDDGWARRSPSPLPQKRRGTWDSELASRPPRPRDYDDAFLNHVLENKARRPGGDRGRADEDSDTPSKGSSRGKGSSYYSRSPSNRPEDEDPLPPYSEREAERYRRAAQNPDRYRTGYDTSEPGMRPFSYTRPRQGMTLPLQSGREEADRRHNLSTAPSRDSLVV